One segment of Balaenoptera ricei isolate mBalRic1 chromosome 8, mBalRic1.hap2, whole genome shotgun sequence DNA contains the following:
- the LOC132369823 gene encoding LOW QUALITY PROTEIN: olfactory receptor 51I1-like (The sequence of the model RefSeq protein was modified relative to this genomic sequence to represent the inferred CDS: inserted 1 base in 1 codon; substituted 1 base at 1 genomic stop codon), giving the protein MRHNPHNSSEFPTFTLTGLPGLETFQHWMFLLFGTLYIVSIVVNALILFIVKEEHSLHXPMYYFLSLXSVNDLGVSFSTLPTVLATFCFHLRKISFGSCMAQMFFIHLFSFMESGVLLIMSFDCYVAICNPPRYAIMLTDTRVVHMGLPVIIRSFCMVFPLPFLLKRLPFCKANVLSHAYCLHPDLILLPCSDITLNNIFGLFIVISTFGLDSALILLSYVLILCSVLTIVSRQEWLKTLSMCVSHMCAVLIF; this is encoded by the exons ATGAGACATAATCCCCACAACAGCTCAGAGTTTCCAACTTTCACCCTGACAGGGCTCCCAGGGctggagaccttccaacactggATGTTTTTGCTCTTTGGTACCCTCTACATTGTTTCCATTGTGGTCAATGCCCTTATCCTTTTCATTGTCAAGGAAGAGCATAGCTTGCATTAGCCTATGTACTACTTCCTGTCCC TCTCAGTTAATGATCTAGGTGTGTCTTTCTCCACACTGCCCACTGTGTTAGCCACATTTTGCTTTCACTTAAGGAAGATCAGCTTTGGTTCTTGCATGGCTCAAATGTTTTTTATCCACCTCTTCTCTTTCATGGAGTCTGGGGTCCTGCTGATTATGAGCTTTGACTGCTATGTGGCCATCTGTAACCCACCACGCTATGCCATCATGCTCACAGATACCCGTGTTGTACACATGGGCTTGCCTGTCATCATCCGCAGCTTCTGCATGGTTTTCCCACTGCCTTTCCTTCTAAAGAGGTTGCCCTTCTGCAAGGCCAATGTACTGTCCCATGCCTACTGTCTGCATCCAGATCTGATCCTCCTTCCCTGTAGTGACATTACCCTCAATAATATTTTTGGtctcttcattgtcatttctACCTTTGGCCTGGACTCTGCACTCATTCTCCTCTCCTATGTGCTCATACTGTGCTCTGTACTCACCATTGTATCCCGGCAGGAATGGTTAAAGACACTCAGCATGTGTGTGTCACACATGTGTGCTGTGCTCATCTtctaa